The following proteins are co-located in the Firmicutes bacterium HGW-Firmicutes-1 genome:
- a CDS encoding pyridine nucleotide-disulfide oxidoreductase, which translates to MAREKAIEYYDVIVIGGGAAGLTASIYAGRARLKTLLIEKALVGGLATYTNEVENYPGFPNSPKGEDITNLMKEQAKKMGVEFKLTDVKSVELAGEDKVVETFRNKFIAKTVILATGGRPRVTKAKNEENFLFDKGISFCATCDAAANTGKTVVVIGSGDAAIEEGMFLTKFADKIIVSVLHDEGKMDCNEIAKEAALKNPKMSFVWNTVVDSFEGDEHLHTVVLKNVKTGDLIPITCDNCFEFIGYIPNTEIFKDQINLTSQGYIIANEKMATNIEGVFACGDVVDKWLKQIATAVGDGAIAGFAAEKYIAESECFHHIILQKEKPGLTYIYNAVDAPSREFLETIKRIEESFEGKLQVNRVDVYKSTGLADRLNVKEFPSIVLTKNGAVVNSLVKDLNEEAITKAVSVIL; encoded by the coding sequence ATGGCACGTGAAAAAGCAATCGAATATTATGATGTAATTGTTATTGGTGGCGGTGCCGCTGGGTTAACAGCATCAATATATGCTGGTAGAGCTCGCCTGAAAACACTGCTTATAGAAAAAGCGTTGGTGGGTGGTCTAGCTACCTACACCAATGAGGTAGAGAATTATCCTGGCTTTCCAAATAGTCCTAAGGGTGAAGATATTACCAACCTAATGAAAGAACAAGCTAAAAAAATGGGTGTTGAATTTAAGCTTACAGATGTAAAAAGTGTTGAGCTAGCTGGCGAAGATAAAGTCGTTGAAACCTTTAGAAATAAATTTATCGCTAAAACCGTTATATTAGCAACTGGAGGTCGTCCAAGAGTTACAAAAGCAAAAAACGAAGAGAACTTTCTTTTCGATAAAGGTATTTCCTTTTGTGCAACTTGCGATGCTGCTGCTAACACTGGTAAAACAGTTGTAGTAATTGGTAGTGGTGATGCTGCGATTGAAGAAGGGATGTTTTTAACCAAATTTGCTGACAAAATCATTGTATCTGTCTTACACGATGAAGGTAAAATGGATTGTAATGAAATTGCAAAGGAAGCTGCTCTCAAAAATCCTAAGATGTCCTTTGTTTGGAATACAGTTGTAGATTCCTTTGAAGGTGATGAACACTTACATACAGTTGTACTTAAAAATGTAAAAACTGGAGATTTAATTCCTATAACTTGTGATAATTGCTTTGAATTTATTGGGTATATTCCAAATACAGAAATTTTCAAAGATCAAATTAATTTAACATCTCAGGGTTATATTATTGCAAATGAAAAAATGGCAACAAACATTGAAGGTGTATTTGCTTGTGGTGATGTTGTAGATAAATGGTTAAAGCAAATTGCTACAGCTGTGGGTGATGGTGCTATTGCAGGTTTTGCAGCAGAAAAATACATTGCTGAAAGCGAATGCTTCCATCATATTATTTTACAAAAAGAAAAACCTGGACTAACCTACATTTATAATGCAGTTGACGCTCCTTCAAGAGAATTTTTAGAAACGATTAAGAGAATTGAAGAGAGCTTTGAAGGCAAGCTTCAAGTAAATCGAGTGGATGTTTATAAATCAACTGGTCTCGCTGATCGCTTGAATGTTAAGGAATTCCCTTCAATTGTTCTTACTAAAAATGGTGCAGTTGTCAATAGCTTAGTTAAAGATTTAAATGAAGAAGCAATAACAAAAGCTGTTAGTGTTATACTCTAG
- a CDS encoding YeeE/YedE family protein: MNKNDFYKRWLKDAWPYITGAILLSLFQIVTLATTGNAWGVTASFANWGAWVFEALGGSVDKWYFFSSDAAQATLKSGFINDPASIRNVGIILGALLATLLASQFKIKKIKSKKQIIAAILGGLLMGYGARIAYGCNIGALYSGIASLSLSGWVFAIGIFGGAIVGGKLLVKYFM, from the coding sequence ATTAATAAAAATGACTTTTATAAAAGATGGTTAAAGGATGCTTGGCCATACATAACTGGTGCAATACTCCTTTCACTTTTTCAGATTGTTACCCTTGCCACAACTGGTAACGCGTGGGGTGTCACTGCTTCTTTTGCAAATTGGGGCGCTTGGGTATTTGAAGCATTGGGTGGCAGTGTCGACAAATGGTATTTCTTTAGCAGCGATGCAGCGCAAGCTACTTTGAAATCTGGATTTATCAATGACCCTGCTTCAATCAGAAATGTTGGTATTATTTTAGGGGCCTTACTTGCAACGTTACTGGCATCTCAATTTAAAATCAAAAAAATCAAATCGAAAAAGCAAATTATCGCTGCCATCTTAGGTGGCTTACTCATGGGCTATGGAGCTAGAATTGCGTATGGCTGTAATATTGGTGCTTTATACAGCGGTATCGCTTCTTTATCTCTATCCGGATGGGTTTTTGCCATTGGTATTTTTGGTGGTGCTATTGTTGGCGGGAAATTGCTTGTTAAGTACTTTATGTAA
- a CDS encoding dTDP-4-amino-4,6-dideoxygalactose transaminase translates to MLFFLNRGDLVKIVFNKPYQSKNESTYIQHVLELGKTGGDGFYTEQCQSWLEENLKSKKVLMTTSCTHALELVFQLLELKDFEVIMPSYTFPSTANAVLLNGGKVVFTEVNQEHLCIDVQHIEEKITPKTKAILVVHYGGVSCDMDTIMALANKYNLVVIEDAAQGFLSSYKNKSLGTIGHFGCFSFHETKNINCGEGGALSINIDNPILMETVENIRRKGTNKYAFDKGEVFFYEWVSEGSSYSPSEILMAYLYAQLKESENIQEKRINVFNLYQQWFTTTHYESIESFSRGNPFGNFNAHIFYVIFKQEQQAIKFREQLALENVVAYTHFIPLHLSKMGEELGNQRDDFPFEASVYKRLIRLPIHSMMDKETIEMIIIKIDTILKRL, encoded by the coding sequence ATTTTATTTTTTTTGAATAGAGGCGACCTAGTGAAAATTGTATTTAATAAACCTTATCAATCAAAAAATGAATCAACCTATATCCAACACGTTTTAGAACTTGGAAAAACAGGAGGAGATGGCTTTTATACTGAGCAATGTCAAAGCTGGTTAGAAGAAAACTTAAAAAGCAAAAAGGTATTAATGACAACCTCTTGTACTCATGCTTTAGAGCTGGTCTTTCAGCTTTTAGAGTTAAAGGATTTTGAAGTTATTATGCCCTCCTACACCTTTCCATCTACTGCAAATGCAGTACTTTTAAATGGGGGGAAAGTGGTTTTTACGGAAGTTAATCAAGAGCATTTATGCATAGATGTTCAACATATCGAGGAAAAAATCACTCCAAAAACGAAAGCCATATTAGTCGTTCATTATGGTGGCGTTAGTTGTGATATGGATACAATTATGGCTTTGGCCAATAAATATAATTTGGTTGTTATTGAAGATGCTGCTCAAGGATTTTTAAGTAGTTATAAAAATAAAAGCCTTGGCACTATTGGACATTTTGGATGCTTTAGTTTTCATGAAACAAAAAACATTAATTGCGGTGAAGGTGGAGCACTCAGTATCAATATAGATAATCCAATACTAATGGAAACGGTAGAAAACATACGACGTAAGGGTACAAATAAATATGCTTTTGATAAAGGTGAAGTGTTTTTTTATGAGTGGGTCAGTGAAGGATCTAGTTATTCACCTTCCGAGATTTTAATGGCATATTTATATGCTCAATTAAAGGAATCAGAGAACATACAAGAAAAGAGAATAAACGTTTTTAACCTCTATCAGCAGTGGTTTACAACAACTCACTATGAGAGTATTGAATCGTTTTCTAGGGGCAACCCTTTTGGAAATTTTAATGCACATATTTTTTATGTTATTTTTAAACAGGAGCAACAAGCTATTAAATTTAGGGAGCAATTAGCCCTTGAAAATGTTGTAGCTTATACTCATTTTATACCGTTGCATTTGAGCAAGATGGGTGAGGAGCTTGGTAATCAAAGGGATGACTTTCCTTTTGAGGCAAGTGTTTATAAAAGACTTATTAGACTTCCGATTCATAGTATGATGGACAAAGAAACCATAGAAATGATTATAATTAAAATTGATACGATCTTAAAGAGGTTATAA
- a CDS encoding LysR family transcriptional regulator produces MHIDSLKYFVDVVQEKSISKVAQKMHISQSALSQHIQKLEEDFGHKLLLRSNKGVEVTEIGEIVLKYSNNIMKNYEKMFHDINAHEHDNNSIYINGTSALVAYSLPCMIYKMKKKFPNFDFQMSVSTVQQTITDIQNDICDFGFIDIKPDEKYNLYSYIMGKEKVVLIAPPKYNIPDRIKLKDLLNLEMINCTMNTQTCDYLNKELGKIHKSLKDLKIIFNVDSLSAVKSSVTNGHGVAFAPYESIKHELYEKTVKIIEIEDINLDYDIFLVSKKISDLSKAAKESLEYLIEIGRKSFC; encoded by the coding sequence ATGCATATTGACTCTTTGAAATATTTTGTTGATGTAGTTCAAGAAAAGAGTATTTCTAAAGTTGCTCAAAAAATGCACATATCCCAATCTGCATTAAGTCAACATATTCAAAAACTTGAAGAAGATTTTGGACATAAATTATTATTAAGAAGCAATAAAGGTGTGGAAGTTACTGAAATTGGGGAAATTGTACTCAAATATTCTAATAATATTATGAAAAATTATGAAAAAATGTTTCACGACATCAATGCGCATGAACACGACAACAATAGTATTTATATAAATGGAACGAGCGCATTGGTTGCGTATTCCTTGCCTTGTATGATTTATAAAATGAAAAAAAAATTTCCAAATTTTGACTTTCAAATGAGTGTTAGTACAGTGCAACAGACGATTACTGACATACAAAATGATATTTGTGATTTTGGCTTCATTGATATAAAACCTGATGAAAAGTATAATCTTTATTCCTATATCATGGGAAAAGAAAAGGTGGTTTTAATAGCTCCTCCAAAGTATAACATACCAGATAGGATTAAACTGAAAGATTTACTCAATCTAGAAATGATTAATTGTACAATGAATACCCAGACCTGTGATTATCTCAATAAAGAGTTGGGGAAGATTCATAAATCCTTAAAGGATCTAAAAATTATATTTAATGTGGATTCCTTAAGTGCGGTAAAGTCATCAGTAACAAATGGACATGGGGTCGCTTTTGCTCCATACGAATCCATTAAGCATGAATTATATGAAAAGACAGTTAAAATAATAGAAATAGAAGACATCAATTTAGATTATGATATTTTTTTAGTTAGCAAAAAAATATCGGATTTATCAAAGGCTGCAAAAGAGTCCTTAGAGTATTTAATTGAAATTGGCAGAAAAAGCTTTTGTTAA
- a CDS encoding oxidoreductase, whose product MKTIRWGIIGCGDVTEVKSGPGFQKATNSELIAVMRRQGNLAQDYAKRHEVKKWYDDADALIQDPEVDIVYIATPPAFHMEYALRCAKAGKPVYVEKPMARNFEECEAMIAACQQAKVPLFVAYYRRALPRFIKIKELIDQGKIGDICFVNITLYQKPRIDELSEATRPWRVIPELAGAGKFMDLASHTLDVLDYILGPVNEALGMASNQGGLYKAEDMVTASLKFGSRIHGVGTWCFTAFADYDMNEIVGSKGKIKFSTFGKEPIELINEDGKTEFSIDNPIHIQQPLIQTIVDELNGNGTCPSNGISGARTNKVMDDILRSYRMAELR is encoded by the coding sequence ATGAAAACGATTCGATGGGGAATTATTGGCTGTGGTGATGTAACAGAGGTGAAAAGTGGGCCAGGCTTTCAAAAAGCTACGAACTCTGAGTTGATTGCTGTTATGCGACGACAAGGGAATTTAGCACAAGATTATGCCAAACGTCATGAGGTGAAAAAATGGTATGATGACGCGGATGCACTGATTCAAGATCCAGAAGTGGATATAGTCTATATTGCGACACCACCTGCCTTTCATATGGAATACGCGCTTCGTTGTGCCAAAGCTGGAAAGCCAGTATATGTTGAAAAACCTATGGCAAGAAATTTCGAGGAATGTGAAGCCATGATAGCCGCTTGTCAGCAAGCAAAGGTACCTTTGTTTGTGGCTTATTATAGAAGGGCATTGCCTAGATTTATTAAAATAAAAGAATTGATTGATCAAGGTAAGATAGGAGATATATGTTTTGTAAACATAACCTTATACCAGAAGCCTAGGATCGACGAATTATCTGAAGCAACAAGACCCTGGAGAGTCATACCAGAGCTTGCAGGGGCAGGTAAGTTTATGGATTTAGCCTCACATACCTTGGATGTTCTGGATTATATTTTAGGACCAGTAAATGAAGCACTAGGTATGGCATCTAATCAAGGGGGGCTATATAAAGCTGAGGATATGGTTACTGCAAGTCTAAAGTTTGGTTCAAGAATTCATGGTGTTGGAACCTGGTGTTTTACAGCGTTTGCTGATTATGATATGAATGAAATCGTTGGAAGTAAGGGGAAAATAAAATTTTCAACCTTTGGTAAAGAACCTATCGAGTTAATCAACGAGGATGGAAAAACGGAGTTTTCGATTGATAATCCAATTCATATACAACAACCCCTTATTCAAACAATTGTTGATGAGCTTAACGGTAATGGAACTTGCCCAAGCAACGGGATAAGTGGTGCTAGAACGAATAAAGTGATGGATGATATTCTTAGAAGTTATAGAATGGCAGAATTGAGATAA
- a CDS encoding sulfurtransferase TusA family protein, whose amino-acid sequence MQKLNCLGDYCPIPLMKIKKALSSLPQNDSILLVTDHSCVVESIKEHCFNFSFSCSIDEVINGVWEITVKR is encoded by the coding sequence ATGCAAAAACTCAATTGCTTAGGCGATTATTGCCCTATTCCCTTAATGAAAATCAAAAAAGCCCTTAGTAGTTTACCTCAAAATGATAGTATTCTCCTTGTCACCGATCACAGTTGTGTTGTTGAGTCTATCAAAGAACATTGCTTTAACTTCTCATTTTCCTGTAGTATTGATGAAGTGATCAACGGTGTATGGGAAATAACCGTCAAACGATAA
- a CDS encoding transporter — protein sequence MSENESVSSIQRSSSSRSRASTRKPKVNQIPFGVLLLVIIAGITMYLSIRSDNIALFFITGICFGFILQKSRFCFTASLRDPYLTGSTSVTRAVLIAFAFTTIGFTAIKYGFFAKGLPIPGAGFVAPISFATLLGAFLFGIGAVIAGGCASGTLMRVGEGFTMQMLSLVFFVIGSLWAAHDFEWWKYNIISKGKPIFLPDIFGWIGALIIQLLIILLLYIAAEKYQTARTLKDQQKNDSNN from the coding sequence ATGAGCGAAAATGAATCCGTCTCATCTATTCAGCGAAGTTCTTCATCTCGTTCTAGAGCAAGTACCAGAAAACCAAAAGTGAATCAAATACCTTTTGGTGTTTTATTGTTAGTGATTATTGCTGGTATTACTATGTATTTAAGCATTCGATCAGACAATATCGCTTTATTCTTTATCACTGGTATTTGTTTTGGATTTATTTTACAGAAATCACGATTTTGTTTTACCGCTTCCTTACGTGATCCTTATTTAACAGGAAGCACCTCAGTAACAAGAGCGGTATTGATTGCTTTTGCTTTTACCACCATTGGATTTACTGCAATAAAGTATGGTTTTTTTGCAAAGGGTTTACCTATTCCTGGCGCCGGATTTGTTGCCCCAATAAGCTTCGCAACTCTTTTGGGTGCTTTCTTATTTGGTATTGGCGCAGTAATTGCAGGCGGCTGTGCCTCTGGCACTTTAATGCGAGTTGGTGAAGGGTTTACTATGCAAATGCTCTCTCTTGTTTTCTTTGTTATAGGTTCCTTATGGGCAGCTCATGATTTTGAATGGTGGAAATATAACATTATTTCAAAGGGAAAACCAATATTCTTGCCTGATATTTTTGGGTGGATTGGTGCACTCATCATTCAATTATTAATTATATTGTTATTATACATAGCTGCTGAAAAGTATCAAACCGCACGTACGTTGAAAGATCAACAAAAAAACGATTCAAATAACTAA
- a CDS encoding sulfurtransferase TusA family protein, whose protein sequence is MKEVVLDCMGEACPVPLIKAQNKLKEMEIGDILIVQIDHSCAMKNVPEWARKEGYNVEIEEVEDGEWEVVIEKNK, encoded by the coding sequence ATGAAAGAAGTTGTTTTAGATTGTATGGGAGAAGCTTGTCCTGTTCCATTAATTAAAGCGCAAAACAAGCTTAAGGAAATGGAAATTGGCGATATTTTAATTGTTCAAATTGACCATAGCTGTGCTATGAAAAACGTTCCTGAATGGGCACGTAAAGAAGGATATAACGTTGAAATTGAAGAAGTTGAAGATGGCGAATGGGAAGTTGTTATTGAAAAAAACAAATAA